The sequence GAAAAACCTGAGGATTGGAAATACTCATCCTATAGAGAATATCTTGGGATTTGTGATAGATCTTTGTGTAATTTTTCTAAATATTTAGATATAAACACTAAAGATTATAAAGCTTTTGTGGAAAACCGCATAGATTATCAAAAAGAATTATCAGTTATAAAACATCTTGTATTAGAATAGTTAATTTTTCTTCTCATCTACCTAAGAGGTGGATAATGTTTAAGCTACAATAAATTCCCTACCAAAAAGGAGCGTCTGCAATAGTAAAACACCTTTCTGCACACCTACGAGGTGTGAAAGAAGGAATAATTTTATTGACTTTATATAGCTTTTTTGATAATAGTCGCTCAAGTTATTAAAAACAATATTGGCAGGAGGAGGTAATGTTATGTTAAGGGTTCTTTCTATCCGTATTCTTTCTTTTTTGTTTGTAGTCTCTTTGTTAAACGTTTCTTCTATCTATGCGGCAAACTCAAAAACGGCAAAACTTGATATCAATAAAGCAACAGTTGAAGAGTTGCTTAAGGTGAAAGGTATAGGAAAATCAAAAGCAGAGGCTATAGTGAAGTTTGTGAAAAAAGAACGGATTAAAACAATGGATGAGCTTCTAAAGGTTAAAGGTATAGGTAAAAAAACCTTGAAGAATATAGAGGAAATGTTCGAGGTAAAAACTGAAAGTTCAAAACCCTCAGAGAAAAAAGAGTAGGTAAAATTAAACTGAAGGATGTAATAAGAGCGAACTTGCAATTAAAAGTTCGCTCTTTTTTGTCTTGTGCCCGTTTTAAACCTGCGAGGTGTAAAGTTAAAAATCTTGGGTGTCAGCAAACTTCTTCCACTTCGTAGGTGTGAAAGAAAGTCAGCAAATTGCTTCAACTATATTCCCAGAATTACTAAACGAAAATAAAAAGCTCGGAATACCCACTCCTATTGGTATAGGTAACAAAATACTTTATTATGCCTGATGGCAAAATTTTAACTCTTCACCCCTCTA comes from Hippea maritima DSM 10411 and encodes:
- a CDS encoding ComEA family DNA-binding protein: MLRVLSIRILSFLFVVSLLNVSSIYAANSKTAKLDINKATVEELLKVKGIGKSKAEAIVKFVKKERIKTMDELLKVKGIGKKTLKNIEEMFEVKTESSKPSEKKE